A region of Paenimyroides aestuarii DNA encodes the following proteins:
- a CDS encoding MBL fold metallo-hydrolase, protein MKVYFLGTGTSQGIPVIGNKHPVCLSKNEKDKRLRSSVLIEWNHTKIAIDCGPDFRQQMLRIDNDRLDALLFTHEHADHTAGLDDIRPYCFMESKSMPIYAQKRVIESLKKRFDYIFETENRYPGAPSVTIHEVEASKDFYVEGNKITPINVHHGSLPILGYRMDAFAYLTDVKTLDEDTYDQLKNLDVLVINALRIQEHPTHNNLEEALIHIQKINPKKAYLTHIGFQMGFHEEVQKTLPENVFLAYDQLILDI, encoded by the coding sequence GTGAAAGTTTATTTTTTAGGTACTGGCACCTCGCAAGGTATTCCTGTAATAGGTAATAAACACCCTGTTTGTCTAAGTAAAAATGAAAAGGACAAGCGCTTACGTTCTTCTGTTTTAATTGAATGGAATCACACTAAAATAGCGATTGATTGCGGACCTGATTTTCGGCAACAAATGCTTCGTATTGATAACGATCGTTTAGACGCTCTTTTATTTACACACGAACACGCCGATCACACAGCTGGTTTAGATGATATCCGCCCTTATTGCTTTATGGAAAGTAAATCAATGCCTATATATGCACAAAAAAGAGTGATTGAAAGTTTAAAGAAGCGGTTCGATTACATTTTTGAAACAGAAAACAGGTATCCAGGAGCTCCATCGGTAACCATTCATGAGGTTGAAGCTTCAAAAGATTTTTATGTGGAAGGTAATAAAATCACTCCTATTAACGTTCACCATGGTTCATTGCCCATTTTGGGCTATCGTATGGATGCATTTGCATATTTAACCGATGTAAAAACATTAGACGAAGACACTTATGATCAATTAAAAAATTTGGATGTTTTGGTAATTAATGCATTGCGTATTCAAGAGCATCCAACACATAATAATTTAGAAGAAGCTTTGATACATATTCAAAAAATAAATCCAAAAAAAGCATACCTCACACACATTGGTTTTCAAATGGGTTTTCATGAAGAGGTACAGAAAACATTGCCCGAAAATGTTTTTTTAGCGTATGACCAACTAATTTTAGATATTTAA
- a CDS encoding CAL67264 family membrane protein, giving the protein MGLNKNKILGWATLIMVLMGGLLVGLAIYRYADVAGWGFGAVGVGFFAIAWVFNALKGRV; this is encoded by the coding sequence ATGGGATTAAACAAAAATAAAATACTTGGTTGGGCCACGCTCATTATGGTTTTGATGGGCGGCTTGTTGGTAGGTTTAGCAATTTATAGATATGCCGATGTTGCCGGTTGGGGATTTGGTGCAGTTGGCGTTGGCTTTTTTGCAATAGCATGGGTTTTTAATGCGTTGAAGGGTAGGGTGTAG
- the chrA gene encoding chromate efflux transporter, whose translation MEKDASLKDIAQLFLKLGVIGFGGPAAHIAMMQKEVVEKRKWLTEQHFLDLIGATHLIPGPNSTEMAIHIGHEKGGWKGLIVAGLCFILPAVFITGFFAYLYKQYGQLPEVQPFIYGIKPAIIAIIIGAIFPLAKKSLKSTLLILIGIGVLVGSLLGINEIYLMFGAGFLALILAYFKNKKPHALTSFFPITLLQISNAAVLSATNTNLFWIFLKIGAILYGSGYVLFAFLDTELVATGLLTKQQLIDAIAVGQFTPGPVFSSVTFIGYQINGFSGAIVSTIAIFLSSFVFVALLNPIVRKMRNSKLLSVFLDAVNVASVALIVAVCFEMGKDTITDWRTILIAFLSIATVFSFKKINNAFIVLGGSVLGYLLTVL comes from the coding sequence ATGGAAAAAGATGCTTCTTTAAAAGATATTGCTCAACTATTTTTAAAATTGGGCGTTATTGGTTTTGGAGGTCCTGCTGCTCATATTGCTATGATGCAAAAAGAAGTTGTTGAAAAAAGAAAATGGCTTACCGAACAACACTTTTTAGACTTGATAGGTGCCACCCATTTAATTCCGGGGCCCAATAGTACCGAAATGGCGATTCATATTGGGCACGAAAAAGGCGGTTGGAAAGGTTTGATTGTTGCAGGTCTTTGTTTTATTTTACCTGCTGTTTTTATTACAGGATTTTTTGCTTATCTCTACAAACAATACGGGCAACTTCCAGAAGTGCAACCATTTATTTACGGGATAAAACCAGCCATTATTGCCATTATTATTGGAGCCATTTTTCCACTGGCAAAAAAATCTTTAAAATCAACATTGCTTATTCTTATCGGAATCGGGGTTTTAGTGGGTTCTTTATTAGGAATAAATGAAATATACTTGATGTTTGGTGCAGGGTTTCTGGCATTGATTTTAGCCTATTTTAAAAACAAAAAGCCACATGCTCTCACCAGCTTTTTTCCAATAACCCTCTTACAAATTTCAAATGCAGCTGTACTTTCTGCAACCAATACCAACTTGTTTTGGATTTTTCTAAAAATTGGCGCAATACTTTATGGAAGCGGTTACGTTTTATTTGCATTTCTCGACACAGAGTTAGTGGCAACCGGGCTTTTAACAAAACAACAATTGATTGACGCCATTGCAGTGGGGCAATTCACTCCCGGACCAGTTTTTTCATCTGTAACTTTTATAGGTTATCAAATTAATGGTTTTTCAGGCGCAATCGTTTCAACAATAGCGATATTTTTATCCTCATTTGTGTTCGTGGCGTTGCTCAACCCTATTGTTAGGAAAATGAGAAATTCTAAGCTGCTATCAGTCTTTTTAGATGCCGTGAATGTAGCTTCTGTTGCCCTGATTGTAGCCGTTTGTTTTGAAATGGGTAAAGATACCATTACCGACTGGCGCACCATTTTAATTGCTTTTTTAAGCATTGCAACTGTATTTAGCTTCAAAAAAATAAACAATGCATTTATAGTTTTGGGTGGTTCCGTTTTGGGATATTTGTTAACAGTTTTATAA
- the holA gene encoding DNA polymerase III subunit delta, which translates to MSELKKMLTSFKKEGYKPVYFLMGEEPYFIDFLCDYFTENVISEEEKSFNQVILYGKDVTVNDVISQARQYPFMGDKMLVVVKEAQDLGKTIDQLVDYFKAIQPTTILVFCYKYKNLDKRKELYKTLSKNENAVLFESAKVKDYQLEAWIKSFVNDNGLEIEPKAVAMLAEFLGNDLSKIANEIGKIKIILNQNKLITADLIEQNIGISKEYNNFELINAVAYNNEAKAFQIAKYFALNTKNNPLVVTTALLYNFFSRLLQYHGITYKNAGANPAEIAKQLGINPYGLKDYQAASKVYPMKKVSQNIAVIREIDLKGKGVNGSLSHDDLLKELIIKLFR; encoded by the coding sequence ATGAGTGAACTAAAAAAAATGCTGACTTCGTTTAAAAAAGAAGGATACAAACCGGTTTATTTTTTAATGGGAGAAGAACCCTATTTTATAGATTTTTTGTGTGATTATTTTACCGAAAATGTCATTTCTGAAGAAGAAAAATCATTCAACCAAGTTATTTTGTATGGCAAAGATGTAACCGTGAATGATGTGATTTCGCAAGCACGGCAATATCCTTTTATGGGCGATAAAATGCTTGTTGTGGTAAAAGAAGCTCAAGATTTAGGGAAAACAATAGATCAATTGGTGGATTATTTTAAAGCTATTCAGCCCACAACCATTTTGGTTTTTTGCTATAAATACAAAAATTTAGACAAGCGAAAAGAACTGTACAAAACGCTTTCAAAAAACGAAAATGCAGTACTTTTTGAAAGTGCCAAGGTAAAAGATTATCAATTAGAAGCTTGGATTAAATCTTTCGTAAACGATAATGGTTTAGAAATTGAACCAAAAGCTGTTGCCATGCTTGCTGAATTTTTAGGAAACGATTTAAGCAAAATTGCAAATGAAATTGGGAAAATAAAGATTATCTTGAATCAAAATAAACTAATTACAGCCGATTTAATTGAGCAAAACATTGGAATCAGTAAAGAATACAACAATTTTGAATTGATCAATGCAGTGGCATATAACAATGAGGCAAAAGCCTTTCAAATTGCTAAATATTTTGCACTGAATACTAAAAACAACCCGTTGGTGGTTACAACTGCTTTACTGTATAATTTTTTTTCGCGATTGCTTCAATACCATGGCATCACTTACAAGAATGCCGGAGCCAATCCTGCAGAAATTGCAAAACAATTAGGGATTAATCCTTACGGGCTGAAAGATTATCAGGCAGCAAGCAAAGTGTATCCAATGAAAAAAGTAAGTCAAAATATTGCAGTGATTCGTGAAATAGATTTAAAAGGTAAAGGAGTAAACGGTAGTTTATCGCACGACGATTTACTAAAAGAATTGATTATTAAATTATTTAGATAA
- a CDS encoding TonB-dependent receptor has protein sequence MNNFFAEDLTLQGDRVTEQKQALSDKTLKINLNKNIYGSFAEIGAGQETARHFFRAGAASRTIAKAMSAYDKQFSDAIYTVEPDGRYVTENRLHKMLNHEVRLLEERLDEADNPNRIYFSYANTVATIDFAKKFKGHGWVGIRFQNEPKGAFNEIILHIQFKENDVLLQQRTLGTLGVNLIYGAFYQYHDPKKLIYHLYDHLDKDQLEIDTINFSGPAFKEVDNRLMSLFLVKNGMADAVMFAPNGKNILPANTLFRKNVLLLRGSFRPVTVVNINMYQKSLNQFLAKNNLLLENTAVIFEITLNNLLALGGVDEQDFLDRADLLCAMGHTVMISNFKEYFKAVDYIWNYSQEKIALTIGIPSLIEIFDAKHYANLSGGLFEGLGRLFKHGLEIYVYPFLNEEEQIITSENMDLHDDALKPIYNYFKDQKQIIDIHNFEEKNLKIFSHKVLQKMKENDETWKADVPQIVAEMIEERKLFDHI, from the coding sequence ATGAACAATTTTTTTGCAGAAGATTTAACACTACAAGGAGATCGAGTAACGGAACAAAAACAAGCACTTTCTGACAAAACATTAAAAATAAACCTGAATAAAAATATATACGGATCTTTTGCTGAAATTGGAGCAGGTCAAGAAACTGCACGTCACTTTTTTAGAGCCGGCGCAGCTTCGCGAACCATTGCCAAAGCCATGTCAGCATACGACAAGCAATTTAGCGACGCCATCTATACCGTAGAACCAGACGGACGCTATGTGACAGAAAACCGGTTACACAAAATGCTGAACCATGAAGTGCGGCTTTTGGAAGAACGCTTAGACGAAGCCGATAATCCCAACCGAATCTATTTCAGTTATGCCAACACCGTAGCAACGATTGATTTTGCTAAAAAATTCAAAGGTCATGGCTGGGTAGGAATTCGTTTTCAAAATGAGCCAAAGGGTGCGTTTAACGAAATCATCTTGCACATTCAATTCAAAGAAAACGATGTGCTGTTGCAGCAACGAACTCTAGGAACATTAGGCGTAAATTTAATTTATGGCGCATTTTATCAATACCACGATCCCAAAAAATTAATTTATCATTTGTACGACCATTTAGATAAAGACCAATTAGAAATTGATACCATTAACTTTTCAGGTCCGGCGTTTAAAGAGGTGGACAATCGTTTAATGAGTTTGTTTTTGGTGAAAAATGGAATGGCCGATGCGGTAATGTTTGCACCAAACGGAAAAAACATCCTACCAGCAAATACCTTGTTTAGAAAAAACGTATTATTGCTTCGCGGTAGTTTTCGTCCGGTGACTGTTGTAAACATTAATATGTATCAAAAATCATTGAATCAATTTTTAGCAAAGAACAATTTATTGTTAGAAAACACCGCTGTTATTTTTGAAATTACCTTAAACAACCTTTTAGCTTTGGGTGGTGTAGATGAACAAGATTTTTTAGACAGAGCCGATTTGCTTTGCGCAATGGGGCACACGGTAATGATTTCTAACTTCAAGGAATATTTCAAGGCGGTGGATTATATTTGGAATTACTCCCAAGAAAAAATAGCACTAACAATAGGCATTCCAAGTTTAATTGAAATTTTTGATGCAAAACATTATGCCAATTTAAGTGGTGGTTTGTTTGAAGGTTTAGGCAGATTGTTCAAACACGGTTTAGAAATTTATGTGTATCCATTTTTGAATGAAGAGGAACAAATAATTACAAGCGAAAATATGGATCTTCATGACGATGCCTTAAAACCAATTTATAATTATTTTAAAGATCAAAAGCAAATTATTGATATTCATAATTTTGAAGAAAAAAACTTAAAAATATTTTCGCACAAAGTGTTACAAAAAATGAAAGAGAACGATGAAACTTGGAAAGCGGATGTACCACAAATTGTTGCTGAAATGATTGAAGAACGAAAATTATTTGATCATATTTAA
- the serC gene encoding 3-phosphoserine/phosphohydroxythreonine transaminase, with protein sequence MKIHNFSSGPSILPKEVLQKASEAVVNFNNSGLSLIEISHRDPAFVEVLNAARSLTLELLDLKDKGYSVLFLQGGASMEFVRIATNLLNKKAGYINTGNWANNAQMEASFIGEVQEIASSKDRNYSYIPKSIHIPQDLDYVHITSNNTIYGTQYSEFPTVDVPLVCDMSSDLFSRVLDFSKFDLIYACAQKNAGTSGVNLVVIKNDILGKIEREIPNIMNYSKHIEKESMYNTPAVFSVYVSYLTLNWIKDKGGIAAMERRNRAKAHLMYSEIDRNSLFYGTAQQQDRSIMNAVFYLNEPRLTTLFDDWCIKNSIYGIKGHRTVGGYRASMYNALPIESVQHLVGVMQHFEESI encoded by the coding sequence ATGAAGATACATAATTTTAGTTCCGGTCCCAGCATTTTACCAAAAGAAGTACTTCAAAAAGCGTCTGAAGCCGTAGTTAATTTTAACAATTCAGGACTTTCTTTGATTGAAATTTCACATCGCGATCCAGCATTTGTTGAAGTATTAAACGCAGCCAGAAGTTTAACCTTAGAGCTTCTAGATTTAAAAGACAAAGGCTATTCGGTGCTTTTTTTGCAAGGAGGTGCTAGTATGGAGTTTGTGCGAATTGCTACTAACTTACTCAATAAAAAAGCGGGCTATATTAATACAGGAAACTGGGCAAACAACGCTCAAATGGAAGCTTCTTTTATTGGTGAAGTTCAAGAGATAGCTTCTTCAAAAGATAGAAACTATTCGTACATCCCAAAATCTATTCATATTCCCCAAGATTTAGATTATGTACACATTACATCAAACAATACAATTTACGGAACACAATACAGCGAATTTCCAACCGTTGATGTGCCCTTGGTTTGCGATATGAGTTCGGATTTGTTTTCACGCGTTTTAGATTTTTCTAAATTTGATTTAATATATGCTTGTGCACAGAAAAATGCCGGCACTTCTGGGGTTAATCTAGTGGTTATAAAAAATGATATTTTAGGGAAGATAGAACGTGAAATTCCAAATATCATGAATTATAGCAAACATATCGAAAAAGAAAGTATGTACAATACTCCTGCTGTTTTTTCGGTATATGTGAGCTATTTAACGCTCAACTGGATAAAAGATAAAGGCGGAATTGCAGCAATGGAACGCAGAAATCGAGCAAAAGCACATTTAATGTATTCAGAAATAGACCGCAATAGTTTATTTTATGGAACAGCACAGCAACAAGATCGGTCTATAATGAATGCCGTTTTTTATTTGAACGAACCACGTTTAACAACACTTTTTGATGATTGGTGCATTAAAAATAGCATCTACGGTATAAAAGGTCACCGCACAGTTGGCGGTTACCGTGCTTCTATGTATAATGCGTTGCCAATTGAAAGTGTGCAACATTTGGTGGGAGTAATGCAGCATTTTGAAGAAAGTATTTAG